A portion of the Thunnus albacares chromosome 23, fThuAlb1.1, whole genome shotgun sequence genome contains these proteins:
- the kiss2 gene encoding kisspeptin 2 — translation MWVFCPKMRLVALVVVCGLMLGLDGGSLAEALPGFDSEQRTRGTASVLSALRRSTAGDFLEDPNLCFSLRENDDQRQLLCNDRRSKFNFNPFGLRFGKRYNGYIYRRAVKRARTNKFSPVALFPRELEVPI, via the exons ATGTGGGTCTTCTGTCCAAAGATGAGGCTTGTGGCTCTGGTTGTTGTGTGCGGGCTGATGCTTGGTCTGGATGGAGGGAGTCTGGCTGAAGCTCTGCCAGGATTTGACTCTGAACAGAGGACACGGGGAACAG CATCAGTCCTCTCTGCACTCAGGAGAAGCACTGCAGGAGATTTCCTGGAGGATCCCAACCTGTGTTTCTCCCTGAGAGAGAATGATGACCAGCGGCAGCTCCTGTGCAACGACCGCAGGAGCAAATTCAACTTCAACCCGTTTGGCCTTCGCTTTGGGAAGCGCTACAATGGCTACATTTACAGAAGAGCCGTTAAAAGAGCCAGGACAAATAAATTTTCACCCGTTGCTCTGTTTCCACGAGAACTGGAGGTGCCCATCTGA